A window of Asterias rubens chromosome 22, eAstRub1.3, whole genome shotgun sequence contains these coding sequences:
- the LOC117305181 gene encoding apoptosis regulator BAX-like has translation MAEGGEDSTIDDVDEGIPQFQRQLSHQEVGDQAAVLLRHFIIDRFERDSIENAPRQEDLGVATPGQEEVWQQVGSTLREIGHILDQDRELQRMINSVPTDSPIEAIIAVAHVIFGDGEIHWGRIIGLFYFAYRMCVRAMDNILRSNFPGWVNQLVREIVKFLVRRFADWIIRRGGWTAITEYFGSSTPAWATLVLISMATMAIGLYKLKK, from the exons ATGGCTGAAGGTGGAGAGGATTCAACAATAGATG ATGTTGACGAGGGCATCCCACAGTTCCAACGCCAGCTCAGTCATCAAGAAGTCGGAGACCAAGCAGCCGTTCTCCTCCGTCATTTTATCATCGATCGATTCGAGAGGGACTCTATCGAGAATGCCCCGAGGCAGGAGGACTTGGGCGTGGCCACGCCCGGACAGGAGGAGGTGTGGCAACAAGTCGGCTCCACCCTCCGTGAGATCGGACACATCTTGGATCAAGACCGAGAACTTCAAAG AATGATAAACTCCGTACCGACAGATTCGCCGATTGAGGCGATTATAGCAGTAGCTCATGTCATCTTTGGAGATGGGGAAATCCACTGGGGTCGTATCATCGGACTTTTCTACTTTGCCTACAGGATGTGTGTCAGG gCCATGGACAATATTTTACGTTCAAACTTTCCTGGTTGGGTGAACCAACTGGTACGTGAGATTGTGAAGTTTCTCGTCAGACGCTTTGCCGATTGGATAATACGGCGTGGAGGCTGG ACTGCTATAACAGAATACTTTGGATCATCGACCCCTGCTTGGGCTACACTGGTGCTTATTTCAATGGCGACCATGGCCATCGGACTTTATAAACTCAAGAAATGA
- the LOC117305183 gene encoding F-box protein At1g78280-like produces the protein MNKIKTTMPSGKRRKNKNSNAADVTTTTPPPASTYQQVRATSNTPNSDNPTPPRASHSRARRINNAFQPQYYPHWIFIGLVAVLTIAGLKHGDVQVFYEYVKMIHPLQFQHSWSSGWYFDDVIERRSNLSLEEFRQLYDGKRPVIIQDVLQSWGAMGWDKNFFASRYPNERVAMKAVEGRLDQAESYSIPLKTFIEHLKERNPRSWTYVEDELFIPQRPDLQNDIGSSIYLEEDFFKLFPKEIQPWNAMFLWGTRYSRSSLHIDPYNWTGTNAVFKGLKKWKLYPPGQDDFLYVLPNRLSGFPLKSFKYNSPIDAFDPDIQTYPMFAQARAITFTQHPGELLIIPTGWFHQAYNDMETIAVSSQVMNTANYRNVLEEILKAGSVTKEMLPEDFEILTPKEQVMAATSLIPQEVLDKGRQVTEDAIRQINSSPHEHT, from the exons atgaacaaaatcaaaaccaCCATGCCATCTGGAAAGAGacgcaaaaataaaaactctaaTGCAGCAGATGTCACAACAACAACCCCCCCGCCAGCCTCTACCTACCAACAAGTCAGAGCCACCAGCAACACACCGAACTCTGACAACCCAACGCCACCTAGAGCAAGCCATTCCCGCGCCAGAAGGATAAACAATGCATTCCAACCTCAGTACTACCCCCACTGGATTTTCATCGGCCTGGTTGCTGTTCTGACGATCGCCGGTTTAAAGCATGGGGATGTACAAGTGTTCTATGAGTATGTCAAGATGATACATCCTTTGCAGTTTCAGCATTCTTGGTCCAGTGGGTGGtattttgatgatgtcatcgAGCGACGGAGTAATCTAAGTCTGGAAGAGTTCCGACAACTGTATGATGGTAAAAG accTGTAATCATACAAGATGTCCTTCAGAGCTGGGGAGCCATGGGCTGGGACAAGAATTTCTTCGCATCTCGCTACCCCAACGAGCGAGTCGCTATGAAAGCTGTGGAG gGCAGATTGGACCAGGCAGAGAGTTATTCTATTCCCCTCAAAACTTTTATTGAACATCTTAAAGAAAGAAATCCTCGCAGCTGGACCTACGTCGAAGATGAACTTTTTATTCCGCAAAGACCTGACCTCCAGAATGATATCGGTTCTTCG ATTTACTTAGAAGAGGACTTCTTTAAGTTGTTCCCCAAGGAGATTCAACCATGGAATGCCATGTTTCTTTGGGGAACCCGATACTCGCGGTCAAGCCTTCATATTG ATCCATATAATTGGACCGGGACCAACGCCGTGTTCAAAGGGCTGAAGAAATGGAAGCTCTACCCACCCGGCCAAGATGACTTCCTGTACGTCTTACCCAACCGCCTCTCTGGTTTTCCACTGAAAAGTTTTAAATACAACAG CCCCATAGATGCCTTTGATCCGGATATCCAGACCTACCCAATGTTTGCCCAAGCGAGGGCGATCACCTTCACCCAGCACCCGGGGGAGCTCCTCATAATACCAACCGGGTGGTTCCACCAAGCGTACAACGACATGGAAACAATAGCAGTCAGCAGCCAAGTTATGAACACAGCTAACTATAG GAATGTGCTGGAGGAGATTCTGAAGGCAGGGAGTGtgacaaaagaaatgttgcctGAAGACTTTGAGATCCTGACCCCAAAAGAGCAG GTGATGGCGGCAACTTCTCTGATACCCCAAGAAGTTCTGGACAAAGGACGTCAAGTAACTGAAGATGCCATTAGGCAAATCAACAGCAGTCCTCATGAACACACTTAG